A window of Malania oleifera isolate guangnan ecotype guangnan chromosome 2, ASM2987363v1, whole genome shotgun sequence genomic DNA:
ttttatcttttatcattggtctgtaataatgcatgcatctgcataatGTGTTTGAGTGCTCAGAATGACCGTAGATAGACCATAaggaccagcacatctcaccaaaaatatttttctaaatagactaaaatcatacaaagtttttggaatagctttagggtcaaaatcagggctaaaacgaagtttatGAAAACTTTGGTTGACCCACCGAAAatttttggtgtcctcaaataatctaaattgaccttaggactccccaTACTACATGAAAATATGCCCTATCTTCTTTAATTTAAGTATCATATGAATAAGGTTTATATACGAAGGGAgttggaaccgaaatgcattaaatatgcatgttcggtcgaccgtactttgCAGTACATTTtctcttggtcaaccaaacccggACCGAGTCAACTCTTTGACCACggcctagttgaccgaacttgccagttcattttcacctggtcaaccaaacttcctaggagtcaactttttgactacctggtcgatcgagcccaaaatgaactccaacgctttggtcgaccgaaggtcctcAAGAGAtgccccaacggtctggtcaTCGAACCATCTAGTTTAAAtcttcccagtcgaccgaacctcgtaaaatgaaaaatcgcccttcggtcttacaagtccggtcgactgagctcacagttcattttggtttcggtcgaccgaacctcaagaacttcgatcgaccgaacttgtcctagtcgaccggtgctctcgagttggaattttttaaatgctttaaaacttaattaaagcttaattaaacttttccaaaataccgagtgtgttcctcaacggtcatatttgttgaaaatctataaatacccccttataactcctgattagtaactttgattaactctaaatttctctctaatcctttattaatcaaagttcccttaactcatttttattgcaaaaatttcttctttgaggcaaaatattttaaacaaatctctccaactctctttcacttgttttatctcaaaatcatttttaaagagagtattttattttaggcatttcacttgtatttacatgcaCATACTCTCTCTTGTTATTTACTGtttgaaaatcaatctttgagagtattgcttgcatttctcccgattatttctttaataaacattttggggagaatttatttattgcacaaatagtttattgagtttaaattcctagattctgcAAGTGTTCTTTATTCGCAAAAACATTTATacgagaacataatactcatattttcatacacatatttgtgcattgattatttagAAACGCACCCTTTACTCTATTGAACTCAAATCATATTATAAGAAAGTGCATACgttttatgagcttaatgtgtacatccatgcttgtatttagaagctttttcatacgtaaaaaaatgttttattgtaacggttgggttcagcccgtgaattgaactgggaagtcttagccccgcaagtgagaccgaTTAGGTTCAAtccaaaattgaactggggagtctcagccacGTAAGTGAGACTATTTCGGCTTAGCCTAGTAAttaagctggggttttcctcgccctgtaaggagaggatgtaaaaggcttttgctctgccaagttaagtgagcaggtatagtagaatcctttgggggtatgcccaaggcggggatgtaggcaatttttcgaacctcgataacaaatattgtgtgtcactctctccctatcttatttaaattactgtactttaatttccgcatgtgtatgctttcatttgtcagtataattatttgcatgctcacctctattttaaatgagatatgtttcacgTGTATGTCTACTTTcattgttttattaatttacttacaCACGTGAAAATGGGagatgatatgtggtgaatcggcaaaacatttaaattaaacgAAAATTTtttaaacctaattcacccccctcttgggatcacaccaattccaacaatatcgttgataaacaccaccacaaactggtctaggcACTCATGGAAAATCATGTTCATTAGATCTATGAACACTGtcggagcattagtcaacccaaaaggcatgattaagaactcgtagtggtcgtatctggttcggaaagtagtcttcgcgACATCCTcatatctaaccctcacctgatgatacgcTGACCGTAGGTTGATCTTCGAAAATACCTGCGTCCTCTGTAgttagtcaaagagatcatcaatgcGAGGCAATGGataacggttcttcacagtcaccttgttgatctcatggaaATCAaggcacatacgcatcgacccatccttctacttcacaaacaaaactagagctcctcagggcgaaacactaggtcgaataaagcccttgtccagtaattcctaaaactgctccttcaattcctaaAGTTCTGTCAGAGTTatacgatacggagctttagagatcagtgtctTGCTACGAAgaaactctatcgcaaactccacctcacgatttggAGGTAAGTCGGGTAAGTCTTTTGGAAAGACATCCaggaactcgttaaccactcgaatatccttgagcctcaactcatcccacggtggttccttcatgcaagctaggtaTCCTTAACATCCGTCCaggagtaacctcctcgcctgtaatgtcgatagaatctgtggcattgaacgcacacacgatcctacaaactcaaactcctgctccccaggaggtctgaacactactaccttcccacgacagtcaatcacagcataactggaggataaccaatccatccccagtatgacatcaaacccagacatatcgtacaccacaagattcgccggtagtagccttccctgaatttccactaggcagcctcctaacatcctcctacaggacgttacactcccagatggtgtagctacagataACTCATCattcataacttgggtctcaaccccacacagctttacagagcatacagatacaaaagaatgggttacacccgaatcaaataaaacctcagttctatttaaaagcaataacaaagtatctgtcactacgttccctgcatgGTCAGCATCCactagagtaagagaatatactctttCCGGAGCTCTGCTCGCCTGGATGGTCCCCCGAGGTATCTTGTTGCTACCCCAATTCATATTGGTTGTAGGCGTATCTCTCTTCAGTGCGTGACAATCCCTAGCcctgtgacctgactggccacagttgtagcagttgcCCCTAAACGGTcggcattcaccatcatgccgtCTGTGGCACCTGACACAACGCTCACGATATTGGTCCCCCTGCGAACCCTGCTGCTCTGAACTCTAGCAACTTCCCGCACCATAGTTTCTCTTCTTCTGTTTCCCCTGGTGAGAaccagactgagaaccagaaggcatTGGCCACTTCTTtggttcctgatccacctcatcctcccgaaTGCAggtctcgatcacagtggccttatctacCAAAATCAAAAACTCACTAATCtgcagcatacccactaatctgcggatATCTTTCCTCAAACGCTTCttaaacctccgagtcttctcatactcgctcgagatcaagcATGATGCAAAATGGGATAGCACTATATACTGAGCAGCATatccctgcaccgtcatatctccctgtGTCAGAACTgagaactcatccgccttagtaTCGCGAGTGGAAGCTAGGAAATAtatctcaaagaacacttccttgaagcgACTCCATGACATCTCTGTTGGACCTACTCTTTGCTTTTCTAGTagactcaccgtagtccaccattgCCCAGCCAACTGGAAGGTAGCATGGAGGACTCTCTGgttatctgtgcagtgtagggCCTCTAGAATCCTTTtagtcttctcaacccagtcctccgcTATCATCAGATCGGGTCCTCCTGAAAACGTCAGAGGGTGCATATGAGTGAACCTCTTGATGGTACACCCCGTAGTAGTAGGAGAATGCTCACGTTCCCTAACTTTCCGTTTGATCTCTTGCATCACCCTCCTCATCAAACCCTAAGGCATAGAATGGGACTCATCGCTCGCAGTTCCCtcggaaccactatccaagttgttatccttgggctccattctgaaaatatgataggaatcagttagaattcctaagcCATATACAGTTAACGCAATCATCGACACCTAATTATGTTAACTACCAATCTCACGGGTCCAAGTCTATCCTATCTCACCGAcaaaaaaccatcaatggtttgccgtggttttactgaaatcgtcattctaggaaaaacacagaataccgtcaacgaatccttgtctagctacaagacaaccctcgacctactctacccattcacgacatcctatactttggtatataCACATAGCTACGCcaaaccaagtctacaagacctaacaacctggttagctctgataccaagttgtcacgcccagAACCCAGCAATGGGCCCAggggtgatttagtaacctaacatgtccttgtatcattCAAACTCACATGATACTATACAATGTAAGGGTCCGGCGCCGTGGGGTTCCCATACACCCTAATCACATTTACCAACACAATTTACGCAGCGAAAAAATAGTCAAACTATAATCACATGTCATACCATACAAGAGTCTAAAAAAACCCAACATTCAGATCCCATCATACAAAATAAGGCCCCGGGTGTCTAAAAAACCAAGACGACAACCCGACCATGTACTAGTACTTACACTAGTACTAAGCGATGTTAGACCGACAACCATgctcccaacactaggacgctagttccggctACTCGAGGGACCTGAAAGATATTTGTAtaatcagggtgagacacctctcagtaaggacgaatcaggttatatcagtgtgtgacatatgagtgttattatgacataaaacataacacagttctaatattttctcaataCAGTCACAGTATAATCAcaaaaatagttccagtatatctCACAAACACATGATTCATatccagtgtcatcacactcttcggcatGAAGCTGGTCCACATTACACAGCGCCCCCAACATATggcatagccccaggctcccattgGTTGCCGGTACGAATCTGGTGAACCCACACCCTTCGGGAATCAACCGGtatagaaaatgatatttcacaccttctgCCTATGGCATTATACCGACCCGTCTGCACATCTAAGCTTTCGGGGATAAGTCAGCGCTTCACTTATCATCAACGTTTGACTTTATTCCAACTCAGCTTTTTCACAAAATCTGGAACATTTGTGGATCTCACGTCCCTATAACTCATTTCAACAAACCATAGCCTATATAGTACACAATCGGTTCGGCTTTTCACAAACTTGaaacattttcaataaaatagttcattccacacttatttggtaaatacATAAATTACgatttcaagtatacaattttaaaaaaaaaagtcaaggtGCCGCCATCTCCatacaatatactcaacaatatacatacgattttcctacaaaactagagatgcaactcaaacaccctttttcccaaaactgtaacttGAAAACTTCATAATTTTACTCattatgtagtgacccgaagaataataatattttaataataagagggagagaaaatagaaacagaaacagaaggaggccgtagactttgtcgatgaacgctCTGCGTTTGTCGACgatattgcattttggagataatattaaataataaaaatttcagaaattgccaggctttgtcgatgaacacaaggtttcgtcgatgaaggtcttcagaatttcgtcgacaaacacagggttttgtcgacgagaaaataccgagagaggttctggggcagtctgaatttcgtcgacgaatacagggcttcgtcgacgagtttattgaaggattcgtcgacgaatctagcagTATATAAGGCGGGAAatcgggatatttctcatttctctcgccgctctctctctctctcccttctctcttcattttcaaccacactagtcgccggatcgaccatccgaagctaccacgacgcttctggcagagttctctacacatctaccggagcggatcgtcgggaaatcggagttgaaaatcatcccaaattcagggtaatgccttttagtctccttttggccttatggtagttataggaaatgatacaagcagaaaaatactgatgtttagttctgacaaatattggtttcagggtgttttgtaggagaccctgtgggtatcgggctagagtacagtaggggtttttcaaagataaggtaagggatatatgctatgctaggaagaTTCAAAATgctatacagtttatttatttatgaaaattatgtattaaagtatggtgtgacttgagaatatgtgTGTAGTAcgggagtatgttttatgaattgtagtttcatgattttatgtattttagtactatgattatgtgaattacagtaccatgattttacggattttaataccatgattatacgaattacggatacagtattatgattatatagttccagtattatgATTTACAAAGTTTAAAGCAtgtcatgttttctattaccataacttACAGAGTATACAACCAgagcatttacagaatatatagacagttatacagagatagcatcgagatgctacagttatggtatttacagtacataaagatatgggttatggtaattttgaaaacatgatgaaaatagtgaaagagtatatatatgaatatgtatatggtatcagaccctgttggaccatacagtttacagagcacggtaccgtagctttatgcagtatacagtttacagagtgcaaccacctattcagataataggctgtaggtcaatcgtatagtgcccttgacgtggacaagctccctatcagatatgggtagaggtgggcagatcgaccgagggagtatagtgatttacctggtcggcaagccagtgtagatcccacctacgggccgcacaaccctgtcatgaggggttaaatcatgacatacaaatatCCATAGgggaaagtttacagttattattatgtatattctgatttacagagacaagggaattacttatatatgttagaagtattttgaatagtaacttaaatacagatgtgttaaatgacatgaaaatggtaatgaatattatgatttgtactatatttatagatccagatatacatgattatatggaaacggatttttacgatatgatgactcatttgccacacactagtaatagcatatatcgtcttactgagcgttggctcatcccagtgttgaaacctttttcagatgatccaggtaggcgagcagatcaggctcgcaggtagaggggcgtctgtagtgccctaacagcaaagtgagtacagtggagggtttttgtatttgccctagctagctgagggcaattttggggaattagtaacacatgtatatattcttttgggaaacatgatagcactctggtattatacaaTATGGTATATCATTatatatggaaatgtttatttgtattatgcttctcgctgcttaggataatgttatggtatcagagtatgataattattacagtggaaaaaaaaaattatgttagttaagcaggtcgttacacatcagatttctccaaataaacagccaaatcatacatataatcataaacaatAGTTTCACTGatttcgatttaaaaaataactgatataaacagtaaccccttaccttaacccgaaaactaaaacacgaactctacgactcctaaacagcgaaccgagttcccaaaacctctaaatcacagtacaatacatacttacaatttcattctctacatatctatcgaaacagaaatgaaaaccgagtcttacctcaattttgggtcaaaacccaaaaatctttgaAACGAAGATTCATTCCACAAATCccaaagagaatccttccctgatcctcgcaataACATCGGATCATCAATTCCAGCAACGAacaacaaagaaatctagagagagagagagtggcttCGAGTtcgagagagagaaaaagagagagaaaatttgaTATCTTAGCCCCTAAGCTAcccaaaaagatatttatagcatcCTTGACTcgaccaacctcgtcgacgaggcggcgtcttcgtcgatgagtcaacgaagggagttcgtcgacgtcgcagtgacctcatcgacgagcttgagatttctggatttcccaaaatctcttggcttctcctcgtcgacgagcctctgcattTCATCGTCGAACGACAGaagagtcttcgtcgacgagaacactagctttgtcgacgaagcctgctcaatttactattttacccttctcttatttatttattccatatatcacagGTCGGGTTCtcacattattggtgtgcattgattatattgtgagtagtggtacatatctgcttttgtaagaagcgtttgtttgtacgtaaattttaaatcatttgtattctaagcacgggcctgaagaggaagactagccctattgaatagttccGAATTGGCTCAGACCCAGTTAGgtaagttaggtgcaccatcctgttaaggtgtgtttaggttgaggtcagccccgttaatagacctagttgtaaccggtgccgctctacccgttaagtgagtattagtggaatccccGGGCATGCGAGCTAGATAAGGGGATGTAGGCAtggttggccgaaccctgataacgtatcgtgcgtgttctttatatttctacaaatttattttccgcacctttatttacagcacatgtatgttgtatgtttgattcattatatgtagtacatgtgttgattgggtttataattgcatagacagaccctagattgtgtaatactgctgatttggataaacctaggtaggaaaaaattttaaatacccaattcacccaccctcttgggaatacactaaagtcAACAATTATATATTACAACCTCTTCAATTTCCCTTCCCACTTGCACTATAGATCCAAAATATTAAAATCTACAAAtgctatttatttttgaataatcaAGTGTAATCATCTCTCCACTACTCTTActaaaattgcatttcatatattctattgtATTCCTACTTATCTTAAAATCTTTAGGCCCTAACGTAGTTCACCAAAATTCTAGTTTAGATTCTACATCACTCCTACTTTCATTAATCAagataatatcatttgcaaataacatacaccaagggatcccattttgaatactcctagtaagttcattaattactaaaataaaaaaataagggtTCAAAGTAGAACTTTGATTAGAAAATCTCTATATTCCCCTCCTATAGTCTCAACGCTAGTCATTATtctatcatacatatctttaatgacctTGATATATTTAGTGCATATCCCTTTTTTTCTAAGACCCATCAAAAAACTTATTTGGATGTTCTATCATATACTTTCTCTaggtaaataaaaaatatatgcaagtctcttcttttccctaaactttttaattattcttcttaaaaaataaatagcttctattgtcAATTATTTAttctttgttctctctctctctctctctctctctctctctctctctctctctctcacacacacacacacacacacactcaattTTAGTATTAATTCAAATTGATTAATGAACTTTAATTCAGAACATATTATgtattcattttgcatattatttCACTGTTATTCAAGAGAAATTATATAGGGGACTTGATGTTCCACGTAGTTTATGTGCCTATCTTTTAGATGTGAAATACATGGTATATAGGTTCCACTTCTCATACATCATATGCAAATAAATGTGAAAATCACCGCCACATGTAAAAAATAGGTGCATAACACATGGAGGGTAGTTCTCTTATAAATTTTTCATCATTCAATTTGCAATGATCAGGTATAATAATTAATAGAATGGTTGTGCTAAAATCCCAATTAGCGCACCCTCACCCATCTAACCATCTCCATTtatctccttatttattttttaaaaaaagtaaggCTTTGTTAACAAAACCATCCAGAACCACATTGCATTTGTAAGAATTGATCCCTTGCAcacaaaataattattaaaaaaaaaaggtaaattaCTCCACAAATATTATACAATCCACACCTCAAAAATTCATTTATACCAAAATACTAAAAACCTCATTATAACAACAATATcccaatatcaaatttaatacatccttagaaattctaagatata
This region includes:
- the LOC131148405 gene encoding uncharacterized protein LOC131148405, which translates into the protein MQEIKRKVREREHSPTTTGCTIKRFTHMHPLTFSGGPDLMIAEDWVEKTKRILEALHCTDNQRVLHATFQLAGQWWTTVSLLEKQRVGPTEMSWSRFKEVFFEIYFLASTRDTKADEFSVLTQGDMTVQGYAAQYIVLSHFASCLISSEYEKTRRFKKRLRKDIRRLVGMLQISEFLILVDKATVIETCIREDEVDQEPKKWPMPSGSQSGSHQGKQKKRNYGAGSC